A genomic region of Solidesulfovibrio sp. contains the following coding sequences:
- a CDS encoding GTP-binding protein has protein sequence MGKAKFERKKPHVNIGTIGHIDHGKTTLTAAITRLA, from the coding sequence ATGGGCAAGGCGAAATTCGAGCGGAAAAAGCCGCACGTCAACATCGGCACCATCGGCCACATCGACCACGGCAAGACCACGCTGACCGCGGCCATCACGCGTCTGGCCAG